Part of the Synechococcales cyanobacterium T60_A2020_003 genome, TCGACGACGACCTTGATCTAGAGGAGTTTAATCCATGACCTCAACGGCTCTCCACCCCGCTATCCAATCGGTTCCCCATGCCGCAGGTGGCCTCGACCCAGAGCGCTTCGACTGCCGCGAAGCCTGGTATCCGGTGCATTACGTGGAGGATCTCGATCCGGCTGTTCTTACCCCTTTTACCTTGCTGGAACAAGATTTAGTGATTTGGTGGGATGCCTCGGCGCAGACCTGGCGAGCCTTCGCGGATCAATGTCCTCATCGGTTAGCCCCCCTATCCGAAGGACGCATTGCCGAAGATGGTAAGCTGGAATGTCCCTATCACGGTTGGGCGTTTGACGGAGACGGGGCATGCGATCGCATTCCGCAGCAGCATGAGGGGGGCAATGCCCATCTCGCTAAACGGGCGTGTGTGCAGTCGTTTCCCACGGCTGTCCGCCAAGGACTCCTCTTTGTCTATGCCGGAACCCCAGAGTATGCAGACCATGTTCCCGTTCCCGTCGTAGAGCCATTGGGAGAGACATTGGACGGATGGGTCTGTTTAAACACCTTCCGCGACTTGCCCTACGACGCGCTAACCCTGTTGGAAAACGTGCTGGATGCTAGCCATGTACCCTTTACCCATCACCAATCTGTGGGCGATCGCGCCAATGCCAGTCCTGCCGATTTGGAAGTATTGGAATCCGGCAAACAAGGCTTTACGGGAACCTGGGCTGAAGGGCCACGACGGGGGACCCTAGGGCGGCAAGATACCACTTTTATCGCACCGTCGCTGATGTTCCACGACCTCACCTCCAAACAGTTTGGACGGACGATGACGGTTGTGTACGCCACTCCGATTCGCAAAGGGGAGTGCCGAGTCTTTGCCCGATTCCCGTTCCAGTTCTCCTCAAAAATTCCTGCCTTTTTCATCAAGCTCACGCCTCGCTGGCTTTCCCATATCGGCCAGAATGCGGTGTTGGAAGACGATCAAATCTTTCTCCATCTGCAAGAACGCTATCTAGCGAAAAACGGGGGAGGGACTCGTTTTGCCCAGGCGTTTTATCTCCCGACCAAGGCCGATCAGTTTGTGGTTGAGTATCGCCAGTGGGTCAATCAGTTTCAGGCCGATCCCTTTCCGGGTGAAGACTTTCCTCCGGCTCAAGATGCAGATACACTGCTGGATCGCTATCTCTCCCACACGCGCCACTGTGGGAGCTGTCGCAAAGCAT contains:
- a CDS encoding Rieske 2Fe-2S domain-containing protein — protein: MTSTALHPAIQSVPHAAGGLDPERFDCREAWYPVHYVEDLDPAVLTPFTLLEQDLVIWWDASAQTWRAFADQCPHRLAPLSEGRIAEDGKLECPYHGWAFDGDGACDRIPQQHEGGNAHLAKRACVQSFPTAVRQGLLFVYAGTPEYADHVPVPVVEPLGETLDGWVCLNTFRDLPYDALTLLENVLDASHVPFTHHQSVGDRANASPADLEVLESGKQGFTGTWAEGPRRGTLGRQDTTFIAPSLMFHDLTSKQFGRTMTVVYATPIRKGECRVFARFPFQFSSKIPAFFIKLTPRWLSHIGQNAVLEDDQIFLHLQERYLAKNGGGTRFAQAFYLPTKADQFVVEYRQWVNQFQADPFPGEDFPPAQDADTLLDRYLSHTRHCGSCRKALARIQRIKQGAIWVAAIAWSSVPFLLAFPGLAVSGLYLSVAIAALVSAGTAFGLHRLEQKFYEGRRIPPRNLPDRSAKQPRKA